A genomic segment from Glycine max cultivar Williams 82 chromosome 1, Glycine_max_v4.0, whole genome shotgun sequence encodes:
- the LOC102669590 gene encoding uncharacterized protein: MESKDNVEDNDQFQISEKMIREEALAWINMLRRLSRLQHYYLYRHNDSTVRQKDILNHLRQALDNISFANKPHKGRAIRSCTTEEELDCKKLNYMMLHGRRNLAEEKQLFRNKNMCHKTDDASSSSLQEIMKNVQMKYSYYNRLYKQNNCHKLLKEIKHFEVTRKKSAQLKQSIRNQEKIMNDELIEMGKKRHALETKIKHVDREIDLIYEELKPFHKDYKEANCQKDASLFMLQMKRREYRVLKCSNLEYDFIRFHDIYLEKPLSQERRRRNKQT; encoded by the exons ATGGAATCAAAGGACAATGTTGAAGATAACGATCAATTTCAGATATCTGAGAAGATGATAAGAGAAGAAGCG TTAGCATGGATAAATATGCTTCGAAGGTTGTCTCGTTTGCAGCACTATTATCTTTATAGACACAATGATAGTACTGTGAGGCAAAAGGATATACTGAATCATTTGCGTCAGGCACTAGACAATATCTCTTTTGCAAATAAACCACATAAGGGGAGAGCTATCAGGTCATGTACAACAGAAGAAGAGCTTGATTGCAAG AAGTTGAATTATATGATGCTACATGGAAGAAGAAACTTGGCTGAGGAAAAGCAgctatttagaaataaaaatatgtgcCACAAGACAGATGATGCTTCAAGTTCATCTCTTCAAGAGATcatgaaaaat GTACAGATGAAATATAGTTACTACAATCGTCTCTATAAACAGAACAATTGTCATAAACTCCTTAAAGAAATCAAACATTTTGAAGTGACAAGGAAAAAGTCGGCACAATTAAAACAAAGCATCAGAAATCAAGAGAag attatGAATGATGAGTTAATCGAGATGGGGAAGAAAAGGCATGCACTTGAGACCAAAATCAAACATGTTGATAGAGAAATAGATCTCATatatgaagaattgaagccCTTTCACAAGGACTATAAAGAGGCAAATTGCCAAAAGGATGCATCTCTTTTTATGCTTCAGATGAAAAGAAGAGAATACAGGGTCCTCAAATGTAGCAACTTGGAATATGATTTCATTCGCTTTCATGATATCTATTTGGAGAAGCCTTTATCACAAGAGAG GAGAAGGCGTAACAAACAAACTTAA